The following nucleotide sequence is from Archangium lipolyticum.
CGCCCCGGAGGACGGGGCCTGCCGCCTGCCTCACGGGGGGCGATGCGAGGGGTGTGGCCGGCCCATGGCTCGAGGCCGGGTCGCCTGCCCGCACTGCCTGGCGGAAGTGGCCGGGGGGAGGGAACAGCCCGTTTGATGCGACTGCCAATCCGGGCCGGACGCGGGCTGTAGCGGAGCACCGCGTCCGGCTCGGGTCTGGCGCCGCCATGGGGCTCACGGCGGCGCCAGCCAGGAACCTCAGCGGACGCGGATGGCGTCGGCGATGACCACGTAGCCCGTCGCGGCCCAGCGGCTCAGCTGCACCTTGTTCCAGCCGGCCGGGAAGCTCCACGTCCCCAGCGCGTTCCAGGTGCCGCCGCCGGTCTGCTGGTTCTTGTTCACCGTGGCCAGCTTGGTGCCGTTCGCGTTCCAGATGACGAAGGGCGCGGCGGGCGAGCGGTTGGTCCCCGCGGTCCACCAGGCCTCGATCGTCTTCGTGCCCGCCGTCGGCATGTAGAACCAGAACGTGGCCGGGTCGGACACCGCCTCGGTGGGGGCGTGGAAGTAGCCCGAGCCGTAGTAGCCCGGCGTCGCGGACGAGGACGTCCAGTTGGCCGACACCTCGATGTAGCCCTTGGAGGAGTCGTTGTTGGCGTTGTTGCTGTCGACGACGAGGCCCGTGGTGGTGGTGCCGCAGTAGCCCTGCACCTTGCTGATGTACGAGGACCACGGCCAGTTGGGACCCGGGTCCGTGCGGCTGGCCGGCTGCAGCCGTCCGTGCGCCACGATGTGGTAGCTGTCACGCACGATGGCCTGGTCCTTGGTGATGTCGCACGTCAGCTTCGCCGACGCTTCGATCTGCCCGGCCGGGAAGGACGTCTGGCTGGCGTAGCCGCCGTGCTCGATGCCCACCGAGAAGTGGTTCACCGACACACCCTGCAGGCCGCACATCACGCCGCCGTTGAGGTTGCAGTCGTAGCTGGCGCCCACGTGCCAGCCGCGGCTCGACTCGCGCACCAGCTGGGAGATCTCCGAGCCGCTCTCGTTCACCACGTAGTGCGCGCTCACGCCGGAGGCGGAGTTGGTCAGCCAGCTCCAGCAGCTCGAGTAGCTGCCCTCACAGGTGTGGATGACCACGATCTGCACGTCGCCCGTGGAGCCCGTGGGACGCGCGTTGTAGTTGGGCGAGGGGCGCCAGATGGAGGCGGCGTAGTCCGGACCGGCGGCCAGCGCGTGCACGCGGGGCGAGTCGAACTGCGCGCGCACCTGCGTGGGCATGAGCGAGACGGCCAGGTCGCCCGCGGGCGTCTGGGCCACCGCGCCCAGGCGCATCACGTTGTACACCTCATTGTGGATGTACTCGGCCTGCGCGTCGGCGCTGGTGATGCCGCTGAGCTTCGCCACGGCCGGGGCCCAGGCGCCCACCTCCGAGCGGTCCAGCTTCAGCTCGTCCGCGGTGGCCGACAGCAGCGCCGCGTAGGCGCGGATGTTGGCCTCGGGCTGGGTGCGCACGGCCTCCTCGGACACACCGGCCAGGCGAGCGCCCTCGGTGATGTTCGCGCCGCGCAGGGCCATGAGACCGTGGGCCGCGGGCATGCCGGCGAACTCCTCCTCACCCTTGACCATCTCCCACCGGGTCTCGGCGTAGGAGATGGCCTTGAGCAGGTCGGCGGGAACGCGGAAGTCAGCGGCCGCCTGGGCGAAGAAGCCGTCCAGCTGGTACGGGGTGCGCTCGGCCTCGCGCTGCGCGGGCGTGCGCGAGTCCTCGACGGAGACGGGAGGGGTGGGGGTCTCGGACTCCTGTGCGCCGCATGCTGCCAGCGTGAGGGCCGTGGCTGCGACCGCCAGCGGCTTACGAATCAGACTCATGGTGCTCCTCGGGGGGAAGAGTGTTTCACGGCGCCACCCCCTTCCAGGGGGGACCGCGAACCCCAGGATGCACTTGCTTGGAGGTCGAAGGAAAGCTGAAATTCTTGAAAATAGGGACTTCTCAATAAAACGACTTCACTCGGTGTGCGTCTCCTCGAGCACTCCCGGGCCGGGTCATTCCCGGCGCAGCAGCAGGACTCCGGAGACGATGAGCAGCACCGCCAGGACGCGCGCGAACGACAGGCTCTCGCGGAAGAGCAGGACGCTGAAGGCGAGAGCCATGGCCGCCTCCAGTCCGAGCACCGCGATGTACACGACGCCCAGGTCCGCCCGGCGCAGCGCGACGGCCTGGAGGAGGGCCCCGAGCAGGAACAGGGGGAGGAACGCCGCGCTGGGCAGCGGGCGTGTCACCCCATCGGAGAGCTTCATGAAGATTCCTCCGGCCGCGAAGCACGCGGACGCGAGGACCATCTGGATCCAGACTGTTCCCGTCACCATGCGGTCCAGTCTACGTCCAGGTGCGCCGGACATGCGGGGGACTTCGGCGGTGCCAGCGGGTCGGGCATCGTGGCCGCCAGTGTGGCTCAATCATTGGGCAGGTATGACGCAACCATGACACCACGGGAGCATGGCTGTGATTGGCTTCCGGCATGGCTCTTCCGCGTGTCCTCCTCGCCTCGCTGTTGTGGGTGGTCCTGGTTGGCGTGGGCTGTCTGCGTGGCTCCTCGACTCCGCCCGCCAGTGCGGGCACGTCCGCGTCCGTTCCGTCGGCTGTGTCTCCCGAGCCCGCTCCGGTGCCCGAGCCGCTCGCGGACGTGCCGCCGCTCCCGGTGCCCGCGAACGTTCCCGCCGCCTTCGTCGATGCGGGCCTCATCGCGCCCACCACCGCCCCGGGTCTTCCGGACACGAGGAAGGTGGACATCGCTGCGCTGCGTGACGCCGTCGCCGATCCGAAGCCCATTCCCGAGGCGCTGGTCCGCCAGTGGGAGGCACGAGACGAGGAGACAAAGGTGATCGAGGGGGGAGAGGTGGTGGGAGACGCCGTCTACGGGGTGATCGGCGGCGTGCTCGGGGGCCAGCTGGGAGGCGCCGCTCCGCCCCCACCAGCGCCGTTGATGCTAGCCCCTTCTTCCGACTGGGAGGCGGCCGAACGCGAGGAGGAGATGGAGGAGGGGGCTCCCGCCCAACGGAAGCCCGGCGAGCCCATGGCTCCCCGGCCCGTGCTGCCGAAGGTGGAGTCCGCGCCGCGCATGGCCAAGGTGCTGGTGCTGGACGGGCAGGGCCGCTACCAGCCGCTCACGGTGCGCGCGGTGCGCGTGGTGACGTACATCCAGGGCGCCCGTGCTCGCACGGTGGTGGACTACCTCTTCGAGAACGACACCCCACGTTCGCTGGAGGGCACCTTCTATTACCCGCTGCCAGGTGGCGCGACGGTGGCGGGCTTCGCGCTGTACTCGGGAGCGGTGGCGGTGGACTCGCCCTCGCTCTTCCAGTCCTCGAAGCTGCTTCCTCCATTGGGGGACTCGAGCAGGGTGGAGGAGCTGGCGGCCGCGGCCCCGCCGAGCTCTCGGGACGCGGAGTATTTCTGGGGCGATCGCCAGGAGGCCCGGGTCGTCGAGCAAAAGCGGGCCCGCCAGGTCTACGAGGACGTGGTGCGCCAGAACGTGGATCCGGCCCTGCTGGAGTGGGCGGGGGCTTCCACCTTCAGCGCGCGAGTCTTCCCCCTGCCGCCAAAGTCCCTCAAGCGGGTGGTGCTCGCCTACGAGCAGACGCTCCTCTTCGATGGCCAGCAGCTGCGCTACACGTGGCCCCTGCCACCCGAGGCGGGCCGCGCGCTCCAGGTGTCGGCGCGTATCCACGTGGACCCGAGGCATGCACGCGCGATGACGGTGTTGCCAGCGGCGGGCAAGCCGAGAGACCTGGGGCCCTGGCGGGTGTGGGACTGGCCGCGCTTGACGGGGGACGGCGCGTTGCAGGTGGCCCTCACGCCGCCGCGCCAGGACGCGGACGTGCTGGTGGGCTCGGACCCCGCGGGGCTGCCCGGCCAGGCCTTCCACGCGCGGGTGCGGATGCCCTCGAGCCTCATCGGGGGAGAGGGGGGTTCTCCCACCGGGCGCGCGGTGCTGGTGGTGGACACCTCGCTGTCGGCGGAGGACGGCAACGCCTGGGCCCTGCAGGCCGCCATGCTTCGCGCGCTGCTGGAGAGGGACGAGAGCCTCGGCGAGTACGCGGTGCTCCTCTTCGACGTGCGGCCGCGCTGGCTGCATGGCCCGGGCTTCCGGCGCAATACCCCCGAGGCGCGCCGGGAGACCTTTGGCGAGCTGGAGCGTGTCTTCCTCGAGGGCGCCTCGCATGTGGATGGGATGCTGGCCGAGCTGGACCGGGCGGGCCGCGACTGGCTGAAGCCGGCGGCGGGAGGCGGCCGGGTGACGGCCTTCCTGCTCTCGGATGGGAACGTCACCTGGGGGCAGGGACACGTGGACGCGCTCATCTCCCGGCATGCGTCCTCGGAGACGCTGCGGTGGGTGAGCTACCGCTTCGGCGAGTCGGCGGTGAACACGGAGCTCTTCGATGCGCTGGCGCGGGCGGGTGGCGGCCGGGTGGTGAGCGTGCTCTCCGGCTCGGAGGTGCCGGCGGCGGCGCGTGCGCACCGGGCGGCCTCGGCGGTGTTGGTGCGGGTGGAGGTCCGGGGTTCGAAGGTGAAGGACCTGGTGGTGGGGGGACGGCCACATCTCGTCTTCCCGGGGCAGGAACTGCTGGTGGCCGGGCGGCTGGTGGACGAGGGCGCCGCGGAGCTGGAGGTGGTGGTGCGCTTGGAGGGCCAGGAGCGCACGCTGCGGGTGCCGCTGCCGCGAGACCAGGACAGTGCCTTCGCGCCGCGCGCCTGGGCGGAGGGGCTGGTGGCCCGGCTGGTGGCGTTGGAGGACCCTCGGGTGGACCGGATGGTGGTGGCGCTCAGCCAGCACTACCGGCTCGCCAATGCGCGGGCCTCCATGCTGGTGCTGGAGTCGCAAGAAGACTACGTGCGCTATGCGGTGCGCGACGAGCAGGTGGACCTCACCGACCTGGAGGCGCTGCGGCGGCGCGAGCAGGACCAGGAGCGCGAGCGGCTGCGTGGGCTGGCGCTGGACGGAGTGCCCGACTCGGGCCGTGAGGTGCTTCGGGTGCTGGGAGCCAGGCAGGTGGAGCTGGGCTCGCGGCTGACGGCACAACCCCTGCGGGACGAGCCCTATGCGGGAGGGGAGGATCGGCTCCAGGCGGAGCTGGCGTACCGGGCGGCGCGGCGGGCCAACAAGGACGACGTGATGGTGTACGAGGCGGTGGCGCGCAAGCGGGCCTTCGTGGGGGACACGTGGGGGGCGGTGCGGGCCCTCTCGTCACCGGTGGAGCTGCGTCCCAAGGACGCGGAGGCGCTGCGGCTGGTGGGCTACGGGTTGCTGGCGCTCGGCCAGTACGCGGCCGCGGCGGAGCTCTTCGAGCACGTGCGGCTCAACCGCCCCTTCGAGCCGCAGTCCTACCTGGAGGAGGCCCTGGCGCTGGACGCGGCGGGGCGGCCCGCGGAGGCGGCGCGCGACTGGGAGATCCTCCTGGCCGGCGACTGGGCGCGGCACGGCGAGCAGACGAAGAGGGTGGCGGCCCATCACTACGGCCGGATGCTGATGGCGCTGGCGAAGCACCCCCGGCTCTCGGGCGCGGAGGTGGAGTCGCTGGAGGCGCGGCGGCGCGAGCTGGCGAAGCTCGCGGAGATGGGACCCATCGACTACCAGCTCACCCTGCACTGGAGCTCGGACGCGACGGACATCGACCTGTGGGTGGTGGAACCGAGCGGGGAGCGGTGCTCCTACCGGCGGATGCGGACGCGGCTGGGGGGACAGCTCCACTGGGACATCACGGACGGACTGGGGCCCGAGCTGTACCATGCGCGCAAGGCGGCACGAGGCACGTACCAGGTGGCGGTGCACTACTACGGCAACAACTCGGCCCGCTACGTGGTCCCCACGGCGCTCCTGCTGGTGACGGACCGGGAGGTCTTCTCCCGTGACGACGGGTACCAGCGGCGGTTCCAGCTGCGCATCCTGCCGCGGGCGGAGGCCGCGCTGCTCCTGCGCAGCGAGGACGTGGTTCCGGGCAAGCCGGTGGGGAAGGGGAAGGGTGGAGGACGGTAGTGCGCGCTCCCGCCGGGGCAGGCTAGGATGCGCGCCGCTTCAGCCCACCCCTGTTAGAAGGAGCCCTCTCTTGGCATCCAGCCTGCTCGCACTGCTCGACGACATCACCACCATCCTCGACGACGTGTCGGTGAT
It contains:
- a CDS encoding golvesin C-terminal-like domain-containing protein — protein: MSLIRKPLAVAATALTLAACGAQESETPTPPVSVEDSRTPAQREAERTPYQLDGFFAQAAADFRVPADLLKAISYAETRWEMVKGEEEFAGMPAAHGLMALRGANITEGARLAGVSEEAVRTQPEANIRAYAALLSATADELKLDRSEVGAWAPAVAKLSGITSADAQAEYIHNEVYNVMRLGAVAQTPAGDLAVSLMPTQVRAQFDSPRVHALAAGPDYAASIWRPSPNYNARPTGSTGDVQIVVIHTCEGSYSSCWSWLTNSASGVSAHYVVNESGSEISQLVRESSRGWHVGASYDCNLNGGVMCGLQGVSVNHFSVGIEHGGYASQTSFPAGQIEASAKLTCDITKDQAIVRDSYHIVAHGRLQPASRTDPGPNWPWSSYISKVQGYCGTTTTGLVVDSNNANNDSSKGYIEVSANWTSSSATPGYYGSGYFHAPTEAVSDPATFWFYMPTAGTKTIEAWWTAGTNRSPAAPFVIWNANGTKLATVNKNQQTGGGTWNALGTWSFPAGWNKVQLSRWAATGYVVIADAIRVR
- a CDS encoding DMT family transporter, with the translated sequence MSGAPGRRLDRMVTGTVWIQMVLASACFAAGGIFMKLSDGVTRPLPSAAFLPLFLLGALLQAVALRRADLGVVYIAVLGLEAAMALAFSVLLFRESLSFARVLAVLLIVSGVLLLRRE
- a CDS encoding VIT domain-containing protein, with amino-acid sequence MALPRVLLASLLWVVLVGVGCLRGSSTPPASAGTSASVPSAVSPEPAPVPEPLADVPPLPVPANVPAAFVDAGLIAPTTAPGLPDTRKVDIAALRDAVADPKPIPEALVRQWEARDEETKVIEGGEVVGDAVYGVIGGVLGGQLGGAAPPPPAPLMLAPSSDWEAAEREEEMEEGAPAQRKPGEPMAPRPVLPKVESAPRMAKVLVLDGQGRYQPLTVRAVRVVTYIQGARARTVVDYLFENDTPRSLEGTFYYPLPGGATVAGFALYSGAVAVDSPSLFQSSKLLPPLGDSSRVEELAAAAPPSSRDAEYFWGDRQEARVVEQKRARQVYEDVVRQNVDPALLEWAGASTFSARVFPLPPKSLKRVVLAYEQTLLFDGQQLRYTWPLPPEAGRALQVSARIHVDPRHARAMTVLPAAGKPRDLGPWRVWDWPRLTGDGALQVALTPPRQDADVLVGSDPAGLPGQAFHARVRMPSSLIGGEGGSPTGRAVLVVDTSLSAEDGNAWALQAAMLRALLERDESLGEYAVLLFDVRPRWLHGPGFRRNTPEARRETFGELERVFLEGASHVDGMLAELDRAGRDWLKPAAGGGRVTAFLLSDGNVTWGQGHVDALISRHASSETLRWVSYRFGESAVNTELFDALARAGGGRVVSVLSGSEVPAAARAHRAASAVLVRVEVRGSKVKDLVVGGRPHLVFPGQELLVAGRLVDEGAAELEVVVRLEGQERTLRVPLPRDQDSAFAPRAWAEGLVARLVALEDPRVDRMVVALSQHYRLANARASMLVLESQEDYVRYAVRDEQVDLTDLEALRRREQDQERERLRGLALDGVPDSGREVLRVLGARQVELGSRLTAQPLRDEPYAGGEDRLQAELAYRAARRANKDDVMVYEAVARKRAFVGDTWGAVRALSSPVELRPKDAEALRLVGYGLLALGQYAAAAELFEHVRLNRPFEPQSYLEEALALDAAGRPAEAARDWEILLAGDWARHGEQTKRVAAHHYGRMLMALAKHPRLSGAEVESLEARRRELAKLAEMGPIDYQLTLHWSSDATDIDLWVVEPSGERCSYRRMRTRLGGQLHWDITDGLGPELYHARKAARGTYQVAVHYYGNNSARYVVPTALLLVTDREVFSRDDGYQRRFQLRILPRAEAALLLRSEDVVPGKPVGKGKGGGR